From Carassius gibelio isolate Cgi1373 ecotype wild population from Czech Republic chromosome B21, carGib1.2-hapl.c, whole genome shotgun sequence, the proteins below share one genomic window:
- the LOC127986075 gene encoding alpha-N-acetylgalactosaminide alpha-2,6-sialyltransferase 6, which produces MRQRFVDKQWQQGHRMVIYGAVFLIMTLLILYSSNSSADLYSPFKVNEFHHAVKHTNLKKWSGKEGYIPVYGNKSMKLHCHQCALVTSSSHVLGTHAGDEIDRTECIIRMNDAPTSGYESDVGNRTSVRVVAHSSVFRVVRKPAEFLNRSESPAIIFWGPSTKIGREAKGTLYRLIQRVSMTYSNLSFFLISPSKMQRFDTLFQKETGRDRKKSQSWLSTGWFTMVIAIEMCDNIKVYGMVPPNHCGKRPQPKRMPYHYYKPRGQDECVMYLQNERGRRGSHHRFITEKQVFARWAKQYNISYSHPTW; this is translated from the exons CAATGGCAGCAGGGGCATCGGATGGTGATTTACGGGGCGGTCTTCCTCATCATGACCCTCCTCATCCTCTACAGCTCCAACAGCTCAGCTGATCTTTACAGCCCCTTTAAAGTCAACGAGTTTCACCACGCCGTCAAACACACCAACCTCAAGAAATGGTCCGGGAAGGAGGGATACATTCCTGTTTACGGCAACAAG AGCATGAAGCTGCACTGCCATCAGTGTGCGTTAGTGACCAGCTCCAGTCACGTGTTGGGGACTCACGCCGGAGACGAGATCGACCGCACAGAGTGCATCATCCGCATGAACGACGCCCCAACCTCCGGCTACGAATCAGACGTGGGGAACCGGACCAGCGTGCGCGTCGTGGCTCATTCCAGCGTCTTCCGGGTGGTACGCAAACCTGCCGAGTTCCTCAATCGCTCAGAGAGCCCTGCCATCATATTCTGGGGCCCGTCGACGAAGATCGGCCGCGAGGCGAAGGGAACGCTGTACCGTCTGATCCAGAGAGTCAGCATGACCTACAGTAACCTGTCCTTCTTCCTCATCTCTCCCAGCAAAATGCAGAGGTTCGACACGCTCTTTCAGAAAGAGACCGGCCGAGACAG AAAAAAGTCTCAGTCCTGGTTAAGCACAGGCTGGTTTACCATGGTCATAGCCATAGAGATGTGTGACAACATAAAGGTTTATGGGATGGTGCCGCCAAACCATTGTGG GAAGCGTCCTCAGCCCAAACGGATGCCCTATCACTATTACAAACCAAGAGGTCAGGATGAGTGTGTGATGTACCTCCAGAACGAGAGGGGGCGCCGTGGATCACACCACCGCTTCATCACTGAGAAACAGGTGTTTGCACGCTGGGCCAAGCAGTACAACATCAGCTACAGCCACCCGACCTGGTGA
- the spout1 gene encoding putative methyltransferase C9orf114 homolog — protein MADEPPVKKNKTNNLSNKKGEERKNWKIWKEQKKEEKRQRKESKLIQQLEKQKQKKEEENEQQVQQEPRESKGRSYTLSVALPGSVMENAQSPELRTYLAGQIARACGVFSVDEVVIFDELREDVKSVEGEFRGIGKKGQGCVQLARILQYLECPQYLRKSFFPKHRDLQFAGLLNPLDSPHHMRIDEEVEFREGVVLDHPCKPGKGSFVNCGMRKEVQIDKQLKAGLRVTVRLNNSQNKEGRVYKGVVVAPHVPRTEGGLYWGYSVRLASCLSAVFTECPYTDGYDLTIGTSERGKNADHATLPPFKHMLVVFGGLQGLEASVDTDENLNVTDPSVLFDLYLNTCPGQGSRTIRTEEAILISLSGLRQKIAAVFPDQSKG, from the exons ATGGCTGATGAACCTCCagtgaagaaaaataaaacaaataatctcTCAAATAAAAAG GGCGAAGAGAGAAAAAACTGGAAGATATGGAAAGAACAAA agaaagaagagaagagacaaCGCAAAGAGAGCAAACTCATCCAACAGCTGGAGAAACAGAAGCagaagaaagaggaggagaaCGAGCAGCAGGTTCAGCAGGAACCGAGGGAAAGTAAAG GTCGCTCGTATACGTTGAGCGTGGCTCTGCCCGGTTCAGTGATGGAGAATGCTCAGTCCCCAGAGCTGCGTACGTACCTGGCGGGTCAGATCGCCCGGGCCTGTGGTGTTTTTAGTGTGGATGAGGTGGTCATATTCGATGAGCTGAGGGAGGACGTCAA gAGCGTTGAGGGAGAGTTCAGAGGCATTGGTAAGAAAGGCCAGGGCTGCGTCCAGCTCGCACGGATCCTGCAATACCTCGAGTGTCCACA GTATCTGCGGAAATCTTTCTTCCCGAAGCATCGAGACCTGCAGTTTGCTG gtcTGTTGAATCCTCTGGACAGCCCACATCACATGCGCATCGATGAGGAGGTGGAGTTTCGAGAGGGGGTGGTGCTCGATCACCCGTGCAAACCGGGGAAAGGGTCTTTCGTCAACTGCGGGATGAGGAAG GAAGTTCAGATTGATAAACAGCTAAAAGCTGGACTGAGAGTGACTGTACGGCTAAACAACAGCCAAAACAAAG agggaAGGGTGTATAAAGGGGTTGTTGTGGCTCCTCACGTCCCGAGGACAGAGGGCGGGCTTTACTGGGGCTACAGCGTCCGTCTGGCTTCCTGTCTCA gtgctgTGTTCACAGAGTGTCCATATACAGATGGATATGATCTGACCATCGGTACATCAGAGAGAGGAAAAAACGCAGATCACGCCACGCTTCCTCCATTCAA GCACATGCTGGTGGTGTTCGGAGGTCTTCAGGGTTTAGAAGCGAGTGTTGATACCGATGAGAACCTGAACGTCACTGATCCCAGCGTGCTCTTTGACCTTTACCTCAACACCTGTCCTGGGCAGGGCAGTCGCACCATCCGCACCGAG GAGGCCATATTAATCAGTTTATCAGGACTCAGGCAGAAAATCGCAGCTGTATTTCCAGACCAATCCAAAGGATGA
- the nsa2 gene encoding ribosome biogenesis protein NSA2 homolog codes for MPQNEHIELHRKRHGYRLDHHERKRKKESREAHERSHKAKKMIGLKAKLYHKQRHAEKIQMKKTIKMHEQRKSKQKDDDKTPEGAVPAYLLDREGQSRAKVLSNMIKQKRKEKAGKWEVPLPKVRAQGETEVLKVIRTGKRQKKAWKRMVTKVCFVGDGFTRKPPKYERFIRPMGLRFKKAHVTHPELKATFCLPILGVKKNPSSSLYTTLGVITKGTVIEVNVSELGLVTQGGKVIWGKYAQVTNNPENDGCINAVLLV; via the exons ATG ccaCAGAACGAGCACATCGAGTTACACCGCAAGCGGCATGGCTACCGTCTGGACCACcacgagaggaagaggaagaaggagagcCGAGAGGCGCACGAGCGATCACACAAAGCCAAAAAGATGATCGGCCTCAAAGCCAAACTCTACCACAAACAGAGACACGCGGAGAAGATCCAGATGAAGAAGAC CATTAAGATGCACGAGCAGAGGAAGAGCAAACAGAAGGATGATGACAAGACGCCAGAAGGGGCGGTGCCTGCTTACCTGCTGGACAGAGAGGGCCAATCACGCGCCAAAGTCCTGTCCAACATGATCAAACAGAAGCGGAAAGAGAAAGCT GGGAAGTGGGAGGTTCCTCTCCCGAAGGTCCGAGCCCAGGGTGAAACTGAGGTTCTGAAGGTCATCCGCACTGGAAAGAGACAGAAAAAGGCCTGGAAGAGGATGGTGACCAAAGTCTGCTTCGTAGGAGACGGATTCACACGCAAACCGCCCAAATATGAGCGCTTCATCAGACCTATG GGTCTGAGGTTTAAGAAAGCACACGTCACTCATCCTGAGCTGAAGGCCACGTTCTGTCTCCCCATCCTTGGGGTGAAGAAGAACCCCTCCTCCTCCCTCTACACCACTCTAGGGGTCATCACCAAGGGAACGGTCATCGAGGTCAACGTCAGTGAGCTTGGATTGGTCACGCAGGGTGGAAAGGTCATCTGGG GTAAATACGCCCAAGTGACGAATAACCCAGAAAACGATGGTTGCATCAATGCTGTGTTGCTTGTGTGA
- the LOC127985817 gene encoding torsin-1A isoform X2, with amino-acid sequence MRLTCRLLVAGCVCWSWSVTAGIEPISTSIAVGMAAALTGFLAQYQHLLYYFQECCRPEWISYNKTGLKHDLDKKLYGQHVAHQVILKAVTGFMNNENPKKPLVLSLHGWTGTGKNFVSQLIAENIYQKGMKSNFVHLFTATAHFPHEAHIDKYKTHLQEWIRGNVSICPRSMFIFDEMDKMHPGLIDSIKPYLDFYDNLNGVSYRQAIFIFLSNSGGEKIVEVALDFWKEGKEREEINLKDLEVALSLSVFNNKNSGFWHTSLIDKNLVDFFVPFLPLEYKHVIQCGLAEMVSKGHAPDKEVVETMARDLNYFPKEERVFSMQGCKVIPARLDFYV; translated from the exons ATGCGGCTGACATGTCGGCTGCTGGTCGCTGGCTGTGTTTGCTGGAGTTGGTCGGTCACGGCGGGGATAGAGCCCATCAGCACCAGCATCGCGGTCGGGATGGCCGCGGCTCTCACCGGGTTCCTGGCCCAGTATCAGCACCTGCTCTATTACTTCCAGGAGTGCTGCAGACCGGAGTGGATCTCATACAACAAAACAG GACTGAAGCATGACCTCGACAAGAAGCTGTACGGACAGCATGTCGCTCATCAGGTCATCCTGAAAGCCGTCACAGGCTTCATGAACAACGAAAACCCAAAGAAGCCGCTGGTTCTGTCCCTCCACGGCTGGACCGGGACCGGGAAGAATTTCGTGAGCCAACTTATAGCGGAAAATATTTACCAGAAAGGGATGAAGAGCAACTTCGTTCATCTGTTTACAGCGACAGCACACTTTCCTCACGAGGCTCACATTGACAAGTACAAG ACACACTTACAGGAGTGGATACGAGGAAATGTTTCCATTTGTCCTCGTTCGATGTTCATCTTTGATGAAATGGATAAAATGCATCCCGGGCTGATCGACAGTATTAAACCTTACCTGGACTTCTATGACAACCTGAATGGAGTCTCTTATAGACAGGCCATCTTCATCTTCCTCAG CAACTCTGGAGGTGAGAAGATCGTTGAGGTGGCTCTGGATTTCTGGAAGGAGGGTAAAGAACGAGAGGAGAtcaatctgaaggatctggaggtGGCACTGTCGCTCTCCGtcttcaacaacaaaaaca GTGGATTCTGGCACACTAGCTTAATCGATAAGAACCTGGTGGATTTCTTCGTGCCGTTTCTTCCTCTGGAGTACAAGCACGTCATTCAGTGTGGTTTGGCTGAGATGGTCTCCAAGGGTCATGCCCCAGATAAAGAAGTGGTTGAAACCATGGCTCGTGACCTGAACTACTTCCCTAAAGAGGAGCGTGTCTTCTCCATGCAGGGCTGCAAGGTCATTCCTGCCAGACTGGACTTCTATGTTTGA
- the LOC127985817 gene encoding torsin-1A isoform X1, translated as MKVRPSRSWTTVLHLIVISGLIVEAIEPVSTSLLLGTGAAVLGRKLYHYLYETCDENWLKFNATGLKHDLDKKLYGQHVAHQVILKAVTGFMNNENPKKPLVLSLHGWTGTGKNFVSQLIAENIYQKGMKSNFVHLFTATAHFPHEAHIDKYKTHLQEWIRGNVSICPRSMFIFDEMDKMHPGLIDSIKPYLDFYDNLNGVSYRQAIFIFLSNSGGEKIVEVALDFWKEGKEREEINLKDLEVALSLSVFNNKNSGFWHTSLIDKNLVDFFVPFLPLEYKHVIQCGLAEMVSKGHAPDKEVVETMARDLNYFPKEERVFSMQGCKVIPARLDFYV; from the exons atgaaagttcGACCGTCTCGCTCGTGGACAACTGTGCTGCACTTAATCGTGATCTCAGGGCTGATCGTGGAGGCCATAGAGCCCGTGTCCACCTCGCTGCTGCTGGGGACAGGAGCTGCAGTGCTAGGCAGGAAACTCTATCACTATTTATATGAAACATGTGATGAAAACTGGCTCAAATTTAATGCAACAG GACTGAAGCATGACCTCGACAAGAAGCTGTACGGACAGCATGTCGCTCATCAGGTCATCCTGAAAGCCGTCACAGGCTTCATGAACAACGAAAACCCAAAGAAGCCGCTGGTTCTGTCCCTCCACGGCTGGACCGGGACCGGGAAGAATTTCGTGAGCCAACTTATAGCGGAAAATATTTACCAGAAAGGGATGAAGAGCAACTTCGTTCATCTGTTTACAGCGACAGCACACTTTCCTCACGAGGCTCACATTGACAAGTACAAG ACACACTTACAGGAGTGGATACGAGGAAATGTTTCCATTTGTCCTCGTTCGATGTTCATCTTTGATGAAATGGATAAAATGCATCCCGGGCTGATCGACAGTATTAAACCTTACCTGGACTTCTATGACAACCTGAATGGAGTCTCTTATAGACAGGCCATCTTCATCTTCCTCAG CAACTCTGGAGGTGAGAAGATCGTTGAGGTGGCTCTGGATTTCTGGAAGGAGGGTAAAGAACGAGAGGAGAtcaatctgaaggatctggaggtGGCACTGTCGCTCTCCGtcttcaacaacaaaaaca GTGGATTCTGGCACACTAGCTTAATCGATAAGAACCTGGTGGATTTCTTCGTGCCGTTTCTTCCTCTGGAGTACAAGCACGTCATTCAGTGTGGTTTGGCTGAGATGGTCTCCAAGGGTCATGCCCCAGATAAAGAAGTGGTTGAAACCATGGCTCGTGACCTGAACTACTTCCCTAAAGAGGAGCGTGTCTTCTCCATGCAGGGCTGCAAGGTCATTCCTGCCAGACTGGACTTCTATGTTTGA